A region of Oncorhynchus masou masou isolate Uvic2021 chromosome 29, UVic_Omas_1.1, whole genome shotgun sequence DNA encodes the following proteins:
- the irgq2 gene encoding immunity-related GTPase family, q2: MAADVVSHSLNLLETLKESIENNKLSDVKDAVEDLLISRINLAVAGERGPEKSAFINALRGLGPEDEGAALSPCPTSPEEMAIYPNPKHPDFRLWDLPPTPAALPFDPEGYMERVKFLRYNVVVMAFTQSLQANSVAVFLEARSVQRDTVYFALLASEKDTEKDLEERRKASLELLKAQGVALPKVFLVRPSCLEKLDFPGLLEEMERDLPEIRAHALLLALPTLSPVLIIQKRDAFKALVWAAASLSGGVSAIPVPLVASMVDARVGVRILTKARASLCLDDESVERLARQRSMEPARLKALRTCNLSAEVTKGEVKLRLAAAEKEVTTNTTRLMEMAMPRHARSAGRSFTVMLQALNGAIDEMVVDAEKILAAAGIGEGK; this comes from the coding sequence ATGGCGGCGGATGTTGTATCTCACAGCCTGAACCTCCTGGAGACTCTTAAAGAGTCTATTGAGAACAACAAGCTGTCAGATGTCAAGGATGCTGTGGAGGACCTCCTGATCAGCCGGATCAACCTGGCCGTGGCAGGAGAGCGGGGACCCGAGAAGTCTGCATTCATCAACGCCCTCCGTGGTCTGGGGCCTGAGGATGAAGGAGCCGCCCTATCCCCGTGCCCCACTTCTCCAGAGGAGATGGCCATCTATCCCAACCCTAAGCACCCTGACTTCAGGCTCTGGGACCTTCCACCCACCCCCGCAGCCTTGCCCTTTGACCCAGAAGGGTACATGGAGCGGGTGAAGTTCCTGCGGTACAACGTGGTGGTCATGGCGTTCACACAGAGTCTCCAGGCCAACAGCGTGGCGGTGTTCCTGGAAGCCCGCTCTGTGCAGAGGGACACTGTGTACTTCGCCCTGCTGGCCTCAGAGAAGGACACAGAAAAGGATCTGGAGGAGAGGCGGAAGGCCAGCCTAGAGTTGTTGAAGGCCCAGGGGGTGGCCCTGCCTAAGGTGTTCCTAGTGAGGCCCTCCTGTCTGGAGAAACTTGACTTCCCAGGACTcctggaggagatggagagggacctACCAGAGATCCGGGCCCACGCTCTCCTCCTGGCCCTGCCCACTCTCTCCCCAGTCCTGATCATCCAGAAGAGAGACGCCTTCAAGGCCTTGGTCTGGGCTGCCGCGTCACTCTCTGGTGGGGTGTCGGCCATCCCCGTGCCCCTGGTGGCCTCTATGGTGGACGCCAGAGTGGGTGTGAGGATCCTCACCAAGGCCAGGGCCTCGCTCTGTCTGGACGACGAGTCTGTTGAGCGGTTGGCACGGCAACGCAGCATGGAGCCGGCACGGCTCAAAGCCCTGCGGACGTGTAACCTGTCGGCTGAAGTCACCAAGGGGGAGGTAAAGCTTCGGCTGGCAGCGGCAGAGAAGGAGGTGACCACCAACACGACCCGGCTGATGGAGATGGCCATGCCCAGGCACGCCCGCTCAGCCGGTCGTTCCTTCACTGTCATGTTGCAGGCTCTCAACGGGGCCATCGATGAGATGGTGGTTGACGCAGAGAAGATACTGGCTGCTGCTGGTATTGGAGAGGGGAAATGA